The following proteins are co-located in the Oceanimonas sp. GK1 genome:
- the ispA gene encoding (2E,6E)-farnesyl diphosphate synthase: MIGQWQQQYGERIDATLRRTLDRLDSLAPGLRDAMEYGLLQGGKRVRPMLVYATAGLTPDADGQAADAAAAAIECIHAYSLIHDDLPAMDDDDLRRGKPTVHKAFDEATAILAGDALQTLAFELLSQAEGSLPAERRLQLVRELATASGYGGMCGGQALDIYHEGRPVERATLETIHRHKTGALIRAAVRLGALCSPTMQEAELAALSRYAEAIGLAFQVQDDILDITASTATLGKTQGKDLAQQKSTYPALLGLDGARELARQLHRDALAALAGLPYPTDTLEAFAHYIVQREY; this comes from the coding sequence GTGATCGGCCAGTGGCAACAGCAATACGGCGAGCGCATTGACGCCACCCTGCGCCGGACCCTGGACCGGCTCGACAGCCTGGCCCCCGGCCTGCGCGACGCCATGGAATATGGCCTGTTGCAGGGCGGCAAGCGGGTGCGCCCCATGCTGGTGTATGCCACCGCCGGGCTGACCCCGGACGCCGACGGCCAGGCCGCCGATGCCGCCGCCGCCGCCATTGAGTGCATTCATGCCTATTCGCTGATCCACGACGACTTGCCGGCCATGGACGACGACGACCTGCGCCGGGGCAAACCCACGGTGCACAAGGCCTTTGACGAGGCCACCGCCATTCTCGCCGGCGATGCCTTGCAGACCCTGGCCTTTGAGCTGCTAAGCCAGGCCGAAGGCTCCTTGCCCGCCGAACGCCGGCTGCAGCTGGTGCGGGAGCTGGCCACCGCCAGCGGCTATGGCGGCATGTGCGGCGGCCAGGCCCTGGACATTTATCATGAAGGCCGGCCGGTGGAGCGCGCCACCCTGGAAACCATTCACCGCCACAAGACCGGGGCGCTGATCCGCGCCGCCGTGCGCCTGGGCGCGCTGTGCTCCCCCACCATGCAGGAAGCCGAGCTGGCGGCCCTCAGCCGCTATGCTGAGGCCATTGGCCTGGCGTTTCAGGTGCAGGACGATATTCTCGACATTACCGCCAGCACCGCCACCCTGGGCAAGACCCAGGGCAAGGATCTGGCCCAGCAAAAGAGCACCTACCCGGCACTGCTGGGGCTGGACGGCGCCCGGGAGCTGGCCCGGCAACTGCACCGGGATGCCCTGGCCGCCCTAGCTGGCCTGCCCTACCCTACCGACACACTGGAAGCCTTCGCCCACTACATCGTGCAGCGCGAATACTGA
- the xseB gene encoding exodeoxyribonuclease VII small subunit, with product MPVAARKPENMDFESALAELESLVGQLEQGELSLEQALKSFERGVQLVRAGQQRLGQAEQQVKILMQDGDTLADFKPAEDEA from the coding sequence ATGCCCGTGGCTGCCAGAAAACCGGAAAACATGGACTTTGAAAGCGCACTCGCCGAGCTGGAAAGCCTGGTGGGCCAGCTGGAGCAGGGCGAGCTGAGCCTGGAGCAGGCACTGAAGTCGTTTGAACGGGGCGTGCAGCTGGTGCGTGCCGGCCAGCAGCGACTGGGCCAGGCCGAGCAGCAGGTAAAAATTTTGATGCAGGACGGCGATACCCTGGCCGACTTCAAGCCGGCGGAGGACGAAGCGTGA
- a CDS encoding cupin domain-containing protein gives MSERPVLQITQQIDNERTCVNHLLFPAGGESQWHRHERDYVIVPMQNCVLHIDTGDGPRPVEMRAGECYYRPVGVEHNVLNNSDEDIVLIEVEMK, from the coding sequence ATGTCTGAACGTCCGGTGTTACAGATTACCCAGCAGATCGATAACGAGCGCACCTGTGTGAATCACCTGCTGTTCCCGGCCGGTGGTGAAAGTCAGTGGCACCGCCATGAGCGTGATTACGTGATTGTGCCGATGCAGAACTGTGTACTGCACATCGACACCGGTGACGGCCCCAGGCCCGTTGAGATGCGGGCCGGCGAGTGCTATTACCGCCCGGTGGGGGTGGAGCACAATGTGCTGAACAACAGCGATGAAGACATTGTGCTGATTGAAGTGGAGATGAAATAA
- the dxs gene encoding 1-deoxy-D-xylulose-5-phosphate synthase translates to MSLNIADYPTLALANLPEELRSLPQERLPALCDELRSYLLHSVSRSSGHLASGLGVVELTVALHYVYKTPFDRLVWDVGHQAYPHKILTGRRERMGSIRQYEGLHPFPWREESEYDTLSVGHSSTSIGAALGMAIAADEEKQQRKVVAVIGDGALTAGMAFEALNHAGDLHKDMLVVLNDNEMSISENVGALNNHLARIMSGSLYSTLREGGKKALEILPPLKELARRTEEHLKGMVVPGTLFEEFGFNYVGPIDGHDINTLVDTLRNMRKLKGPQFLHVMTRKGKGYLPAEQDPIGYHGVPKFDPATNSLPKSAPASPSFSAIFGNWLCDMAKDCDKLMAITPAMREGSGLVRFSREFPKRYFDVAIAEQHAVTLAAGLAIEGKKPIVAIYSTFLQRAYDQLIHDVALQNLDVLFAIDRAGIVGADGPTHQGAFDLSFMRTVPNMVIMTPADENECRQMLYTGYLHQGPAAVRYPRGSGRGAEIDATMTALDIGKGRRLRQGSKMALLNFGTLLPEAEAAAETLNATLVDMRFVKPLDEALVLALAAEHELLVTVEENAIMGGAGSAVNECLMRHKKPVPVLNLGLPDYFIEQGSQQQIWAKLGLDAAGITQAVQDYQAR, encoded by the coding sequence ATGAGTCTGAATATTGCCGATTACCCCACCCTGGCCCTGGCCAACCTGCCGGAAGAGCTGCGCAGCCTGCCCCAGGAACGTTTGCCGGCCCTGTGTGACGAGCTGAGATCCTATTTGCTGCACTCGGTCAGCCGCAGCAGCGGCCACCTGGCCTCGGGCCTGGGCGTAGTGGAGCTGACGGTGGCGCTGCACTATGTGTACAAGACCCCCTTCGACCGCCTGGTGTGGGACGTGGGCCATCAGGCCTACCCCCACAAGATCCTCACCGGCCGGCGCGAGCGCATGGGCAGCATTCGCCAGTATGAAGGCCTGCATCCCTTTCCCTGGCGGGAAGAAAGCGAATACGACACCCTGTCGGTGGGCCACTCCAGCACCAGCATAGGCGCGGCGCTGGGCATGGCCATTGCCGCCGACGAGGAAAAACAGCAACGCAAGGTGGTGGCGGTGATCGGCGACGGCGCCCTGACCGCCGGCATGGCCTTTGAGGCCCTGAACCACGCCGGCGATCTGCACAAAGACATGCTGGTGGTGCTGAACGACAACGAAATGTCCATTTCCGAGAACGTGGGCGCGCTCAACAACCACCTGGCCCGCATCATGTCCGGCTCGCTGTACAGCACCTTGCGCGAGGGCGGCAAAAAGGCGCTGGAAATATTGCCGCCGCTGAAGGAGCTGGCCCGGCGCACCGAAGAGCACCTGAAGGGCATGGTGGTGCCCGGCACCCTGTTCGAGGAATTCGGCTTTAACTACGTGGGCCCCATCGACGGCCACGACATCAATACCCTGGTGGACACCCTGCGCAACATGCGCAAGCTCAAGGGGCCCCAGTTCCTGCACGTGATGACCCGCAAGGGCAAGGGCTACCTGCCCGCCGAGCAAGACCCTATTGGCTACCACGGCGTGCCCAAATTCGATCCGGCCACCAACAGCCTGCCCAAAAGCGCCCCCGCCAGCCCCAGCTTTTCCGCCATTTTCGGCAACTGGCTGTGCGACATGGCCAAAGACTGCGACAAACTCATGGCCATTACCCCGGCCATGCGCGAAGGCTCGGGCCTGGTGCGTTTCTCCCGGGAGTTTCCCAAGCGCTACTTCGACGTGGCCATTGCCGAGCAGCACGCCGTGACCCTGGCGGCGGGCCTGGCCATTGAAGGCAAAAAGCCGATCGTTGCCATTTACTCCACCTTTTTGCAGCGGGCCTACGATCAGCTGATCCACGACGTGGCGCTGCAAAACCTGGACGTGCTGTTTGCCATCGACCGCGCCGGCATTGTGGGCGCCGACGGCCCCACTCACCAGGGCGCCTTTGACTTGAGCTTTATGCGCACCGTGCCCAACATGGTGATCATGACCCCGGCGGACGAAAACGAATGCCGGCAGATGCTCTACACCGGCTACCTGCACCAGGGCCCCGCCGCCGTGCGCTACCCTCGCGGCAGCGGTCGGGGGGCGGAGATCGACGCCACCATGACCGCACTGGACATCGGCAAGGGCCGGCGCCTGCGCCAGGGCAGCAAGATGGCCCTGCTGAACTTCGGCACCCTGCTGCCCGAGGCCGAAGCCGCCGCCGAGACCTTGAATGCCACCCTGGTGGACATGCGCTTTGTCAAACCCCTGGACGAAGCCCTGGTGCTGGCGCTGGCGGCCGAGCACGAGCTGCTGGTGACGGTGGAAGAAAACGCCATTATGGGCGGCGCCGGCTCGGCGGTAAACGAGTGCCTGATGCGCCATAAAAAGCCGGTGCCGGTGCTGAACCTGGGCTTGCCCGATTACTTTATTGAGCAGGGCAGCCAGCAACAGATTTGGGCCAAACTGGGCCTGGATGCCGCCGGCATCACCCAGGCGGTGCAGGACTACCAGGCCCGCTGA
- the pomA gene encoding flagellar motor protein PomA codes for MDLATLIGLIGGMAFVAMAMVLGGSITMYVDVPSIFIVLVGSLFVVMMKFNLGQFLGAAKVAGKAFMFKLEKPEDLIERVVQLADAARKGGFLALEEAEITNPFLQKAVNMLVDGHDQGVVKAALEKDIDLNAERQEQGARIFRALGDVAPAMGMIGTLIGLVAMLANMDDPKAIGPAMAIALLTTLYGAMLANMVALPIADKLELRSGEERLNRTLIMDAVLGIQDGQNPRVLQDLLENYLADNKRSKED; via the coding sequence TTGGATCTGGCAACACTGATCGGACTGATTGGCGGAATGGCCTTCGTCGCCATGGCAATGGTGCTGGGGGGCAGCATTACCATGTATGTGGATGTGCCGTCCATTTTCATTGTGTTGGTCGGCTCATTGTTTGTGGTCATGATGAAGTTCAACCTGGGCCAGTTTCTGGGCGCCGCCAAGGTGGCGGGCAAGGCCTTTATGTTCAAGCTGGAAAAGCCCGAGGATCTGATCGAGCGGGTGGTGCAGCTGGCCGATGCGGCGCGCAAGGGCGGTTTTCTGGCGCTGGAGGAGGCGGAGATCACCAACCCCTTTCTGCAAAAGGCGGTCAACATGCTGGTGGACGGCCACGATCAGGGGGTGGTGAAGGCGGCGCTGGAAAAGGACATCGATCTCAACGCCGAACGCCAGGAGCAGGGGGCCAGGATCTTTCGGGCCCTGGGGGATGTGGCCCCGGCCATGGGCATGATAGGCACCCTGATCGGCCTAGTGGCCATGCTGGCCAACATGGACGATCCCAAGGCCATCGGCCCGGCCATGGCCATTGCCCTGCTCACCACCCTGTACGGCGCCATGCTGGCCAACATGGTGGCGCTGCCCATTGCCGACAAGCTGGAGCTGCGCTCGGGGGAAGAACGCCTTAACCGCACGCTGATCATGGATGCGGTGCTCGGCATTCAGGACGGCCAGAACCCCAGGGTGCTGCAAGATCTGCTGGAAAATTACCTGGCCGATAACAAGCGCTCCAAGGAGGACTAG